A single Pseudomonas brassicacearum DNA region contains:
- a CDS encoding ABC transporter permease yields the protein MSTPTTLAINDYLPPPSSLSRVLGKSFRHRGFAIGTVLLLIIFTGALFAPWLAPYDPYAQDVMLRMKPPVWMANGTWEYVLGTDKLGRDYLSRLLYGARISLFIGIAAALISGFIGTVMGLLAGYYGGKVDAFISYLITTRLAMPVVMVALASASLMGGSLKVVIVLLGCLLWDRFAVVVRASVQQIRDAEYVASAQALGCSTLRILVSEILPNLVGALIVVATLEMAHAILLESALSFLGVGVQPPTPSWGLMIAEGKPYMFFSPWVIAIPGVALMILVLGINLVGDGLRDLILPDGRN from the coding sequence ATGAGCACCCCCACTACCCTCGCGATCAATGACTACCTGCCACCGCCCAGCAGCCTGAGCCGAGTCCTTGGCAAGAGCTTTCGTCATCGTGGTTTCGCCATCGGCACGGTGTTGTTGCTGATCATCTTCACGGGGGCACTCTTCGCGCCGTGGCTGGCACCTTATGACCCTTATGCGCAAGACGTGATGTTGCGTATGAAACCGCCGGTATGGATGGCCAACGGCACCTGGGAATACGTCCTGGGAACCGACAAGCTGGGCCGTGATTACCTGTCACGACTGCTCTACGGCGCTCGTATTTCATTGTTCATCGGCATTGCGGCGGCGCTTATTTCCGGCTTTATCGGCACCGTCATGGGGCTGTTGGCGGGTTACTACGGCGGCAAGGTCGATGCGTTTATCAGCTACTTGATCACCACCCGGCTGGCGATGCCGGTGGTGATGGTCGCGCTGGCCTCGGCCTCGCTGATGGGCGGCTCGCTGAAAGTGGTGATTGTGCTGCTCGGCTGCCTGCTCTGGGATCGCTTCGCGGTGGTGGTCAGGGCTTCGGTGCAACAGATTCGCGATGCTGAATATGTGGCCTCGGCCCAGGCTCTGGGCTGCTCGACCCTGCGCATTCTGGTCAGTGAAATTCTGCCCAATCTGGTCGGTGCGCTGATCGTCGTCGCGACGCTGGAAATGGCCCACGCGATCCTGCTGGAGTCGGCACTGTCATTCCTCGGGGTGGGTGTGCAGCCGCCGACGCCGTCCTGGGGGTTGATGATCGCTGAAGGCAAACCCTACATGTTCTTTTCCCCATGGGTCATCGCCATTCCCGGTGTCGCCCTGATGATTCTGGTGCTGGGCATCAACCTGGTCGGCGATGGCCTGCGCGATCTGATCCT
- a CDS encoding ABC transporter permease → MLGFLLRRLGIAFCVAITVSVISFSLLHLSGDLATAIGGPEASSEQIEQIRVQYGLDKPLPTQYFNWLGDLLRLDLGNSFFFQESVYNLIVNRLPITLGLGAMALGIALLVAIPLGVLAAVKRDTWIDRLALTIAVLGQAMPSFWFALMLIVVFAVTLKWLPVSGNSTLLHFVMPAIALGYYATPAIMRLTRAGMLDVLSSDYIRTARAKGLRPARVLFKHALRNALIPVVALAAVEFGFMLGGSVVIETVFSLQGIGQLAWDAIARDDFPVVQAVVLLIAVIYIILTLLADVLNALLDPRIRVR, encoded by the coding sequence ATGCTTGGATTCCTTCTACGCCGTCTGGGTATCGCATTTTGCGTTGCAATTACCGTGTCGGTGATCAGTTTTTCTCTTTTGCATCTGTCCGGCGACCTGGCCACTGCCATTGGCGGACCGGAAGCCAGCAGCGAACAGATCGAACAGATCCGCGTGCAGTACGGTTTGGACAAACCGCTGCCGACCCAGTACTTCAACTGGCTGGGCGATTTGCTGCGGTTGGATCTGGGCAACTCTTTTTTCTTTCAGGAATCGGTCTACAACCTGATCGTCAACCGCCTGCCAATCACCCTCGGCCTGGGAGCGATGGCATTGGGCATTGCACTGCTGGTGGCGATTCCGCTCGGGGTGCTGGCCGCAGTCAAACGCGACACCTGGATTGACCGCCTGGCGTTGACCATTGCCGTACTGGGTCAGGCAATGCCAAGTTTCTGGTTTGCGCTGATGCTGATCGTGGTGTTCGCGGTGACGCTCAAGTGGCTGCCAGTGTCCGGCAACTCGACCCTGCTGCACTTCGTCATGCCGGCCATTGCCTTGGGCTATTACGCGACTCCGGCAATCATGCGTCTGACCCGTGCAGGCATGCTTGATGTGCTCAGTTCCGATTACATCCGCACCGCCCGCGCCAAGGGCCTGCGCCCTGCCCGCGTGTTGTTCAAGCATGCACTGCGCAACGCCTTGATTCCAGTCGTCGCCCTGGCGGCGGTGGAGTTCGGCTTCATGCTCGGCGGGTCGGTAGTGATCGAAACCGTGTTCTCCCTGCAAGGTATCGGACAGCTCGCCTGGGACGCCATCGCCCGTGATGACTTTCCGGTCGTACAGGCCGTGGTCCTGCTCATCGCAGTGATCTACATCATCCTCACCTTGCTGGCCGATGTGCTCAACGCACTGCTCGACCCGCGCATTCGCGTGCGCTAG